Proteins from a single region of Dyadobacter fanqingshengii:
- a CDS encoding ThuA domain-containing protein, which yields MNVFSGKIPVYLLAGLLFCICTATFGQTKKPQFRVLAMAEPGGHHIEYSKRAQVWLDSLAAKENFSIDYIDKTDLINDAYLVKYQLIIQLDYVPYAWKPEASAAFEKYINEGKGGWIGFHHATLLGEFDGYKIWPWFSDFMGGIRYKNYIGDFAAGTVVVEKKNHPVMKGVPASFLVKKEEWYIYDKSPRPNVDVIASVDESTYSPDSKVKMGDHPVIWSNPKMKAKNIYIFMGHSPVLFESDVYKTIFINAIFWAAGK from the coding sequence ATGAATGTATTTTCCGGGAAAATTCCCGTCTACCTGCTCGCGGGCTTACTTTTCTGCATCTGCACAGCCACATTTGGGCAAACTAAAAAACCACAATTCAGAGTTCTCGCCATGGCTGAGCCGGGCGGGCATCACATTGAATATTCAAAGAGGGCGCAGGTCTGGCTGGATTCATTGGCCGCAAAGGAGAATTTTTCCATTGATTATATTGATAAAACAGATCTGATCAATGATGCTTATCTGGTTAAGTATCAACTCATTATTCAGTTGGATTATGTGCCCTATGCCTGGAAACCGGAAGCTTCTGCGGCTTTCGAAAAATACATCAATGAAGGAAAAGGCGGCTGGATCGGGTTTCATCATGCCACGTTACTAGGTGAATTTGATGGTTATAAAATCTGGCCGTGGTTTTCGGATTTTATGGGTGGGATCCGTTACAAAAACTATATTGGCGATTTTGCAGCAGGAACCGTGGTGGTGGAGAAGAAAAATCATCCCGTCATGAAAGGTGTTCCGGCTTCTTTTTTGGTCAAAAAAGAGGAATGGTACATTTATGACAAGAGCCCGCGGCCTAATGTGGATGTGATCGCAAGCGTGGATGAATCCACCTATTCACCTGACTCCAAGGTTAAAATGGGCGATCATCCTGTCATATGGTCCAATCCGAAAATGAAGGCGAAGAACATTTACATTTTCATGGGACACTCGCCGGTCTTATTTGAAAGCGATGTTTACAAAACCATTTTCATAAACGCCATTTTCTGGGCTGCCGGAAAATAA
- a CDS encoding FN3 domain-containing metallophosphoesterase family protein, with amino-acid sequence MRAASQSLFSGLILSLFVTSSSALFAQTKIYPPSPFPDRIILGYKGAPATSQAVNWRTDSTVTKGIAAIHEADPSPDFVPNAKIVNALTQPIKLDGRQVHYHEVNFTDLKPSTQYVYRVGDGENWSEWFHFTTASDKNEPVSFLYFGDAQTEIRSLWSRAIRGAYATLPKADFMIHAGDLINRSNADHEWGEWFEAGGWINGMIPNLSTPGNHEYFKDTDNDLKVSMHWRPQFALPENGPEGLIETAYYIDYQNNRFIFLNSEEADNSIRAMNRQAEWFEDVVKNNPNRWTVVVHHHPVYSTKQGRSNDRWRRKMEPLYKKYNVDIVLQGHDHSYGRGLNMPTGESRQTPDGPIYVVSVSGPKMYDIGLQDWMDRAASNTQLYQVITVDLSKLAFKAFTVNGDLYDSFELNKDDKGKNTLVELEGTLQMKERLELPERYLKTFKEADLKHYNERFLEYKKRKGLK; translated from the coding sequence ATGCGTGCCGCTTCTCAGAGCTTATTTTCAGGACTTATATTATCCCTTTTCGTAACTAGCAGCTCTGCGCTTTTTGCTCAAACCAAAATTTACCCCCCATCACCATTTCCGGACCGCATCATCCTGGGTTACAAAGGCGCGCCGGCGACTTCACAAGCAGTAAACTGGCGGACAGATTCGACGGTTACCAAAGGAATCGCCGCTATTCATGAAGCGGACCCTTCACCGGATTTTGTGCCTAATGCTAAGATTGTGAACGCATTGACCCAACCGATTAAACTGGATGGCAGGCAGGTGCATTACCATGAGGTGAATTTTACGGATCTGAAACCTTCGACACAGTATGTTTACCGGGTTGGGGACGGGGAAAATTGGAGTGAATGGTTTCATTTTACCACGGCTTCGGATAAAAACGAACCGGTTTCTTTCCTTTATTTTGGAGATGCCCAAACTGAAATACGCTCACTTTGGTCCCGGGCGATTCGCGGCGCTTACGCTACATTACCCAAAGCCGATTTCATGATCCATGCGGGGGATTTGATCAACCGTTCCAATGCGGACCACGAATGGGGCGAATGGTTTGAGGCAGGCGGCTGGATCAACGGCATGATCCCGAACCTCTCGACGCCGGGAAATCATGAATATTTCAAAGACACAGACAATGATCTGAAAGTTTCCATGCATTGGCGGCCGCAATTCGCATTGCCTGAAAATGGACCTGAAGGACTTATTGAAACAGCATATTATATTGATTATCAGAATAATCGATTCATTTTCCTGAATTCAGAAGAAGCTGATAACAGCATCCGGGCAATGAACCGGCAAGCAGAATGGTTTGAAGATGTTGTAAAAAACAATCCGAACCGATGGACCGTCGTCGTGCATCACCATCCGGTTTATTCCACCAAACAAGGCCGTAGCAATGATCGCTGGCGCCGGAAAATGGAGCCGCTTTACAAAAAATACAATGTAGACATCGTGCTGCAGGGTCACGATCACAGTTATGGCCGCGGTTTGAATATGCCAACAGGCGAAAGCCGGCAAACGCCGGACGGACCAATTTACGTAGTGTCAGTAAGCGGGCCGAAAATGTATGACATTGGTTTGCAGGATTGGATGGATCGCGCTGCTTCCAATACGCAGCTGTATCAGGTTATAACCGTGGATTTAAGCAAACTTGCATTTAAAGCATTTACCGTCAATGGTGATTTGTACGATTCTTTTGAGCTTAACAAAGATGATAAGGGCAAAAATACCCTGGTCGAGTTAGAGGGCACGCTGCAAATGAAGGAAAGACTGGAATTGCCGGAGCGTTATCTCAAAACTTTCAAAGAGGCTGATTTGAAGCATTATAACGAGCGATTTTTGGAGTATAAGAAACGGAAAGGCTTGAAGTAG
- a CDS encoding B12-binding domain-containing radical SAM protein: MHQKTLFITPPFTQLNTPYPATAYLKGFLNTLGRESYQADLGIDVILELFSSKGLRALFANLDESDIELSENSFRIYALKDDYITTIDPVIRFLKNLNPTLAHSICDRSYLPEASRFQQLEDMDWAFGTMGIHDKARHFATLYLEDLGDLIQEAVDPHFGFSRYAERLGRSATSFDEMEAALEAPDTLLSQTLTHVLEQKIQKYQPDIVCISVPFPGNLYGGFKCGKYLKKHYPNIQIVMGGGFPNTELRTLKEPRVFNYIDFICLDDGEAPLLSLLEYLDGEREITQLKRVYSRVNNEVIYHNGAKEKDVPQRDTGTPDYSDLPLHDYLSVIEIVNPMHRLWSDGRWNKLTLAHGCYWGKCSFCDISLDYIRRYEPMTAALLCDRIEEIITQTQQNGFHFVDEAAPPALLRDLALEIIRRKLTVVWWTNIRFEKNFTHDLCLLLKASGCIAISGGLEVASDRLLGRMKKGVTVAQVARVADAFTQAGIMVHAYLMYGFPTQTAQETIDSLEMVRQLFQAGIVQSGFWHRFAMTAHSPVGLYPEEFDVMRIGPDNGKFANNDLEHEDPTGANHDLFVEGLRKSLFNYMHGVCLDFPHSRWFDFKVPPTSIPPNYIEKSISVLPDLGNKQNAIVTWLGSLPEMSVFEEKKGKKVYEIAELVFYNKKKEWAVETDVAVGEWLVDIMPKLLSSNAEAYPLEKLKNDFEAAGLGSFETFMTSMTWTQLRAGGMLIL; encoded by the coding sequence TTGCATCAGAAAACGCTTTTCATCACGCCGCCGTTTACTCAGCTTAACACGCCATATCCGGCTACGGCTTATCTGAAAGGGTTTTTGAATACGCTTGGCAGGGAATCTTACCAGGCCGATTTGGGCATTGATGTGATTTTGGAGCTATTTTCTTCGAAAGGATTAAGGGCACTTTTTGCTAATCTGGATGAATCGGACATTGAGCTTTCCGAAAATAGTTTTCGCATTTATGCGCTGAAAGACGACTATATCACGACGATTGATCCCGTTATCCGTTTTCTCAAAAACCTCAACCCAACATTAGCACACAGCATTTGCGACCGGAGTTATCTGCCGGAAGCAAGCCGTTTTCAGCAATTGGAGGATATGGACTGGGCTTTTGGAACGATGGGGATTCATGATAAGGCGCGGCATTTTGCAACATTATATCTGGAAGATCTTGGCGATTTGATCCAGGAAGCCGTTGACCCGCATTTTGGTTTTAGCAGATATGCGGAGCGATTGGGAAGATCAGCTACGAGTTTTGACGAAATGGAAGCGGCATTGGAAGCGCCTGATACGCTTTTGTCCCAAACATTGACCCATGTTTTGGAACAAAAAATACAAAAATACCAGCCCGACATCGTATGCATATCTGTCCCGTTTCCTGGGAACCTGTACGGCGGTTTCAAATGCGGGAAATATTTGAAAAAACATTATCCCAACATTCAAATTGTCATGGGCGGCGGCTTTCCGAATACGGAGTTGCGCACATTGAAAGAGCCGCGCGTCTTTAATTACATTGATTTTATCTGTCTGGATGATGGAGAAGCGCCGTTGCTTTCGCTTTTGGAATATCTCGATGGGGAAAGGGAGATCACGCAGCTCAAACGCGTTTACTCCCGGGTGAACAATGAAGTAATTTATCACAACGGCGCGAAGGAAAAGGATGTGCCGCAACGCGATACGGGCACGCCGGATTACAGCGATCTGCCATTGCACGATTACTTGTCTGTTATTGAGATCGTTAATCCCATGCACAGGCTTTGGAGTGATGGCCGCTGGAACAAGCTGACATTGGCGCATGGCTGTTATTGGGGAAAATGTTCGTTTTGCGACATTTCACTCGACTATATCCGGCGTTATGAACCAATGACGGCCGCATTACTTTGCGATCGCATTGAAGAAATCATAACGCAAACGCAGCAAAACGGCTTTCATTTTGTGGACGAAGCTGCGCCGCCGGCATTGCTAAGAGATTTGGCATTGGAAATTATCAGACGAAAACTTACCGTTGTATGGTGGACCAACATTCGTTTTGAAAAAAACTTCACGCATGACCTTTGCCTGCTTTTGAAAGCTTCCGGCTGCATTGCGATTTCCGGAGGGCTGGAAGTGGCTTCTGACCGGCTTTTGGGGCGTATGAAAAAGGGCGTAACGGTTGCGCAGGTCGCGCGGGTGGCGGATGCATTTACACAGGCGGGCATTATGGTGCATGCGTATTTAATGTATGGCTTTCCCACGCAAACTGCGCAGGAAACGATTGATTCACTGGAAATGGTAAGACAGCTGTTTCAGGCCGGGATTGTGCAATCGGGGTTTTGGCACCGGTTTGCAATGACGGCGCACAGTCCTGTGGGTTTGTATCCCGAAGAATTTGATGTGATGCGGATCGGGCCGGATAATGGTAAGTTTGCCAACAATGACCTGGAACATGAGGACCCGACGGGCGCGAATCACGACCTTTTTGTAGAAGGTTTACGGAAATCGCTTTTCAATTATATGCACGGCGTCTGTCTCGATTTCCCTCATTCCAGATGGTTCGATTTCAAAGTGCCGCCAACCTCCATTCCGCCGAATTACATTGAAAAGAGCATCAGTGTATTGCCGGATTTGGGCAACAAACAGAATGCAATTGTAACCTGGCTGGGCAGTTTGCCGGAAATGTCTGTTTTTGAAGAGAAAAAAGGCAAAAAAGTTTACGAAATCGCTGAATTGGTTTTCTACAATAAGAAAAAAGAGTGGGCAGTTGAAACTGACGTTGCTGTGGGTGAGTGGCTTGTTGACATTATGCCTAAACTGCTGTCTTCCAATGCGGAAGCCTATCCGTTGGAAAAACTAAAAAACGATTTCGAAGCCGCCGGATTGGGCAGCTTCGAAACTTTTATGACTTCTATGACCTGGACGCAACTGCGCGCGGGCGGGATGTTGATTTTGTAA
- the nagA gene encoding N-acetylglucosamine-6-phosphate deacetylase, with the protein MSLQLFAETVYTGQEILRNQLIQVIDGQIAGMEYAEPDPAVTRVTNLAPGLFDSHINGGEKFYFTERADEETIDDIYQASVKTGTAYVLPTLITSPQDNILKGIEATRNYMAKNPQSGVLGMHLEGPFLNPIKRGAHLAGYVRKPTNADLEEIIRHGKDIIKLITIAPEMFTREQIQILLESGITVSAGHSNATYEEATAAFNQGIQLVTHLYNAMSAFGHRAPGLVGATFDNESVYAPLIIDGVHCDFGAASVAYKIKKDKLFLISDALFLGEKVTEFKWGEFDAYLKDGRYTNSDGNLAGATISLPDAVRNAVNVIGIPLQEAIEMATIRPARALGLEKQIGSIAIGYPATFTTFDDNLENFSVLKM; encoded by the coding sequence ATGTCACTCCAATTGTTTGCCGAAACCGTTTACACCGGTCAGGAAATCCTTCGAAATCAGCTTATACAAGTCATAGACGGGCAAATTGCCGGTATGGAATACGCAGAACCGGATCCAGCCGTCACACGCGTAACCAATCTTGCACCAGGTCTTTTTGACAGTCATATCAATGGTGGAGAGAAATTCTATTTCACCGAACGTGCCGACGAAGAGACGATTGACGACATTTACCAGGCCAGCGTCAAAACCGGCACTGCCTATGTGCTTCCAACACTCATCACTTCGCCTCAGGATAATATATTGAAGGGAATCGAAGCCACCCGCAATTACATGGCCAAAAACCCGCAATCCGGCGTGTTAGGGATGCATTTAGAAGGCCCATTCCTTAACCCGATCAAAAGAGGCGCACATTTGGCAGGTTATGTCCGCAAGCCGACGAATGCAGATCTGGAAGAGATCATTCGCCATGGTAAAGACATTATCAAGCTCATCACCATCGCACCGGAGATGTTCACAAGAGAGCAGATTCAAATACTGCTGGAATCGGGAATAACCGTTTCTGCTGGCCATTCCAATGCAACTTATGAAGAAGCAACGGCGGCATTTAACCAGGGAATTCAGCTGGTAACGCACTTATACAATGCCATGTCGGCATTCGGCCACCGTGCGCCGGGGCTTGTTGGGGCCACATTTGATAATGAATCCGTCTACGCGCCCTTGATTATCGACGGCGTCCATTGTGACTTCGGAGCAGCCAGCGTAGCCTATAAGATCAAAAAAGACAAGCTGTTCCTGATTTCGGACGCATTGTTTTTAGGTGAAAAAGTAACTGAATTCAAGTGGGGAGAGTTCGATGCTTATTTGAAAGACGGTCGCTATACAAATTCCGATGGAAATCTTGCCGGAGCGACAATATCATTGCCCGACGCGGTGCGAAATGCCGTAAATGTGATTGGTATTCCTTTGCAAGAAGCAATTGAAATGGCCACAATCAGGCCTGCAAGAGCGTTGGGCCTTGAAAAACAGATCGGCAGCATTGCCATTGGTTACCCCGCCACATTCACAACATTTGATGATAATCTGGAAAATTTTTCAGTTTTGAAAATGTAG
- a CDS encoding pentapeptide repeat-containing protein, whose product MRGSDLEIIENKDFSIEELSETAYEQFKFLNCTFSDLSGIDFIDCVFQDCNMSNAGVKNCKISDIEFINCKLLGINFAESKDFAFAAKFESCILDYAIFERKKLNKSAFSNCKIHGADFTQADLSKCRFFNCDFWDAVFANTNLAGVDFSNSKNFTIDPTSNNIRKAKFLSSDLAGLLTKFDIIIK is encoded by the coding sequence TTGAGAGGCAGCGATTTAGAAATCATTGAGAACAAAGATTTTAGCATTGAAGAATTGTCAGAAACGGCGTACGAACAGTTTAAATTTCTCAATTGCACATTTTCAGACCTCTCAGGCATTGACTTTATAGATTGCGTTTTTCAGGATTGCAACATGAGTAATGCAGGTGTCAAAAACTGCAAAATCTCTGACATTGAGTTCATTAACTGCAAATTGCTGGGTATTAATTTTGCTGAATCCAAAGACTTTGCTTTCGCAGCAAAATTTGAAAGCTGCATTCTCGATTATGCGATATTCGAACGCAAAAAATTGAATAAATCGGCTTTTAGTAATTGCAAAATCCACGGCGCAGACTTCACCCAGGCCGATTTGTCCAAGTGCAGATTTTTCAATTGCGACTTCTGGGACGCTGTTTTTGCCAACACCAACCTGGCAGGCGTCGATTTTTCCAATAGCAAAAACTTCACCATTGACCCAACAAGCAACAACATTCGCAAAGCCAAATTCCTCTCCTCCGATCTGGCCGGTTTGTTGACCAAATTTGACATTATTATCAAGTAG
- the trxA gene encoding thioredoxin, with amino-acid sequence MATFSELINSNKPVLVDFSAEWCGPCKMMKPILEKVKAELGDSATIIKVDVDKNKSAANAYKIQGVPTLIVFKHGKPMWRQSGVVQADQLKSIIQKYI; translated from the coding sequence ATGGCCACATTCTCAGAACTTATCAACAGCAATAAGCCCGTTTTAGTCGATTTTTCAGCAGAATGGTGCGGGCCCTGTAAAATGATGAAGCCCATTTTGGAAAAAGTAAAAGCTGAGTTGGGTGATTCGGCCACCATCATTAAAGTGGATGTTGATAAGAACAAATCGGCAGCTAACGCCTATAAAATTCAAGGCGTGCCCACATTGATCGTCTTTAAACATGGCAAACCCATGTGGAGACAATCTGGAGTTGTTCAGGCAGACCAGCTGAAATCCATTATTCAGAAATACATCTAA
- a CDS encoding acyltransferase family protein, protein MRDRVEQLDGLRGIFSILVIAHHHNAFKESVFYNNFFVINSSLFVDFFFVLSGFVIAMNYIGRINTAGDFGIFLKKRIIRLFPLLFYTEVVFIIASLIGESSPMKNVGELGLRYYAYTAFDTLTFMGSTPVFGSWISNNYPAWSISSEMVSYAVFGLVILLVPKLKYLTFGIIALLSGFFIISRGEYLLAYDYGFVRGLLCFSLGIFTNQVLSKRTFSLSAFEIPFLIFLIAAMYVVHHWELNLWKLVFPFIFAVGIIIFASSKGVVTQLLKSEAFQYLGKISYSIYLNHAIVLILVNVILFRALKSPVNEGMIAISLVTSISLTILYSHFTYEFIEKRAGKFLKKMLE, encoded by the coding sequence ATGAGAGACCGCGTTGAACAATTAGATGGATTAAGAGGCATTTTTTCCATTCTCGTAATCGCCCACCATCACAATGCGTTCAAGGAATCGGTCTTTTACAACAACTTTTTTGTCATCAATTCCAGTCTTTTTGTTGACTTTTTCTTCGTACTGAGTGGTTTCGTCATTGCGATGAACTACATAGGAAGGATCAATACGGCGGGCGATTTTGGCATATTTCTTAAAAAACGAATTATACGCCTATTCCCGCTCCTTTTTTACACCGAGGTCGTGTTCATTATCGCCAGTTTGATCGGAGAAAGCAGCCCGATGAAGAATGTGGGCGAGCTGGGCCTGCGCTATTATGCCTACACAGCGTTTGATACACTCACCTTTATGGGTTCAACGCCCGTCTTTGGTTCCTGGATCAGCAACAACTACCCCGCCTGGTCCATATCGTCTGAAATGGTCTCTTATGCTGTATTTGGCCTTGTTATTTTATTAGTCCCAAAATTAAAATATCTGACCTTTGGTATAATCGCTTTGTTATCAGGGTTTTTTATTATTTCAAGAGGCGAATATCTGCTCGCTTACGATTATGGTTTTGTGCGTGGTTTGCTTTGCTTTTCACTCGGCATTTTTACCAATCAGGTGTTAAGTAAACGCACATTCAGCTTGTCGGCATTCGAAATCCCTTTCCTGATATTCCTTATTGCTGCCATGTATGTCGTTCATCATTGGGAGCTTAACTTATGGAAACTTGTTTTTCCGTTCATTTTCGCTGTTGGTATTATCATTTTTGCAAGTTCGAAAGGCGTTGTTACGCAATTGCTTAAAAGTGAGGCCTTTCAATATTTGGGCAAAATATCTTACTCCATCTATCTGAACCATGCTATTGTTCTCATTCTGGTTAATGTAATCCTCTTCCGTGCGTTGAAATCGCCTGTCAATGAGGGTATGATCGCTATTTCGCTGGTTACGTCCATTTCACTGACGATCCTTTATTCCCATTTCACTTATGAGTTTATTGAGAAAAGGGCCGGGAAATTTTTGAAGAAAATGTTGGAATGA
- a CDS encoding glycosyltransferase family 2 protein — MHFLERNTQDLRSFISELKINGSQNTSDQQDYPKLTIITPSYNQADFLERTILSVLNQNYPNLEYMIVDGGSTDHSVEVIKKYEKYLSWWVSEKDRGQVHAINKALEKATGDYIGFQNSDDVYFPGTFSRFGKAALNQEDDIIYGDLYMISPDDEVTEILKTTSYSFDCQILEGMQIHNQSLFFKRALVEKYGKFDESYRFAFDYEFITRYTYQKSTKVRKVEGLGGALRVHPDAKSSTIASVGKEEHAKIQKLYISTNGSAASNKIRYLWCRVRKILYFALRLDLQYIRFRFSR; from the coding sequence ATGCACTTCCTAGAAAGAAATACGCAGGACTTGCGGAGTTTTATATCTGAATTGAAAATTAACGGCTCTCAGAACACCTCTGATCAGCAGGACTACCCGAAGTTAACCATCATAACGCCATCCTATAACCAGGCAGACTTCCTCGAAAGGACCATTTTGAGTGTTTTAAACCAAAATTACCCCAACCTGGAATACATGATTGTAGACGGCGGCTCAACAGATCACAGCGTCGAGGTTATTAAAAAATACGAAAAATATCTTTCCTGGTGGGTTTCTGAAAAAGATCGGGGCCAGGTGCACGCCATCAATAAAGCCCTTGAAAAAGCGACTGGCGACTACATTGGTTTTCAAAATTCCGACGATGTGTATTTTCCCGGCACTTTTTCGCGTTTTGGAAAAGCAGCATTAAATCAGGAAGACGATATCATTTACGGCGATCTGTATATGATTTCTCCTGACGATGAGGTTACCGAAATCTTGAAAACCACGTCGTACAGCTTTGACTGCCAGATTTTAGAGGGAATGCAGATCCATAATCAATCGCTTTTTTTCAAACGGGCACTGGTTGAAAAGTATGGCAAATTCGATGAATCTTATCGGTTTGCATTTGATTACGAATTTATAACGCGTTACACTTACCAGAAATCGACCAAAGTCAGAAAAGTAGAAGGCTTGGGCGGTGCATTGCGCGTACACCCCGATGCGAAGTCATCCACGATTGCATCGGTCGGGAAAGAGGAACATGCAAAGATTCAAAAATTGTACATTTCAACGAACGGCTCAGCAGCTTCCAACAAAATAAGGTATCTTTGGTGCCGAGTTCGTAAAATTCTCTATTTCGCGTTGCGACTAGATTTACAATATATCCGTTTCAGATTTTCCAGATGA
- a CDS encoding DUF5672 family protein, giving the protein MKELVSVIVPILDPQINPTEEKLLHHCLNTLEKYPIIFITFEGADLSIVKEHNEDIDVIYFPKKYFRSRAALAGLLLMEDFYDRFSWCDFLLIHELNSWVVRDELYYWCKQGYDYLKAGPLENDNIKRLSGIVSRLAGLKEDEKRLFGQAYTNNGIYLCRIERMINTIKAKQKEVYQYRHSEDLLHADSVFWEIEANRFWPHLRKPTNIVRNHFAMDAANINLNKTLPFALTGISKENIPHLPYFKSLPEAD; this is encoded by the coding sequence ATGAAAGAGCTTGTATCCGTCATTGTTCCCATTCTAGATCCGCAGATCAACCCGACAGAAGAAAAACTCCTGCATCATTGCCTTAACACGCTCGAAAAATATCCGATCATCTTCATCACGTTCGAAGGCGCCGATCTATCGATCGTGAAGGAGCATAATGAAGACATTGATGTAATTTATTTTCCCAAAAAATATTTCCGGTCCCGCGCCGCGCTTGCGGGATTGTTGCTCATGGAGGACTTCTACGACCGTTTTAGCTGGTGTGATTTTCTTCTCATTCACGAATTAAATAGTTGGGTGGTTCGAGACGAGTTGTATTATTGGTGCAAGCAGGGTTATGACTATCTTAAAGCCGGACCGCTGGAAAATGACAATATTAAGCGCCTTTCCGGAATTGTCTCGCGGCTCGCCGGGCTGAAAGAAGATGAAAAACGGCTGTTCGGGCAAGCATATACGAACAATGGGATTTATCTTTGCCGCATTGAACGCATGATCAATACGATAAAGGCGAAGCAAAAAGAGGTTTACCAATATCGGCACAGCGAGGATTTACTGCATGCGGATTCCGTTTTTTGGGAAATCGAAGCAAACCGGTTTTGGCCGCATTTGCGAAAACCTACCAATATCGTTCGCAACCATTTTGCTATGGATGCAGCAAATATTAACCTAAACAAAACGTTACCCTTTGCATTAACCGGCATTTCGAAGGAGAATATTCCTCATTTGCCTTATTTCAAATCATTGCCGGAAGCGGATTAA
- a CDS encoding glycosyl transferase, giving the protein MTIAFTICSINYLAQARTLGDSLKSTNPDVLFFIGLVDSLQGVVFEKGYATEFPMIEIDKIEIRDFQEMADRYNITELNTAVKPFYFTYFFKHYPEADNVIYFDPDIIVFQPLTGLLSSLSTHKAVLTPHINTPIEDQLKPNELHHLNTGVYNLGFVAFSRSAEITEFINWWEEKLRYECLIDLCNGLFVDQNWMNFLPVFVSNTHLERNPGYNAAYWNLHERVFSESNGIHFVNETNPLIFFHYSGYDPQKPDVLSKYQDRFELSARPDLTALFDLYRNSLINNGNAYYRNFHCAYIKPTPVRRYQRVRKMLKMPLNYIIDQLETT; this is encoded by the coding sequence ATGACAATTGCCTTCACCATTTGCTCCATCAATTATTTAGCGCAGGCCAGGACATTAGGCGATTCACTTAAATCCACCAATCCAGACGTGCTTTTTTTTATCGGTCTAGTCGATTCCTTGCAAGGTGTGGTTTTTGAAAAAGGATACGCGACTGAGTTTCCGATGATCGAAATCGACAAGATCGAGATCCGGGATTTTCAGGAAATGGCTGACAGATACAACATTACCGAGCTTAACACAGCCGTAAAGCCATTTTATTTTACTTATTTTTTCAAACATTACCCGGAAGCAGATAATGTTATCTATTTCGATCCCGACATTATTGTATTCCAACCTTTGACGGGGTTACTGTCTTCATTATCAACACACAAAGCTGTATTAACCCCGCACATTAACACGCCGATTGAAGATCAGCTTAAACCCAACGAACTGCATCATTTAAATACAGGCGTTTACAACCTGGGTTTTGTGGCTTTCAGCCGATCCGCGGAGATCACAGAGTTCATCAATTGGTGGGAGGAAAAATTGCGTTATGAATGTCTGATCGACCTTTGTAACGGGCTTTTCGTAGATCAAAACTGGATGAATTTCCTGCCTGTTTTTGTTTCAAATACGCATTTGGAAAGAAATCCGGGCTACAATGCGGCCTACTGGAATTTGCATGAAAGAGTTTTTTCTGAGTCCAATGGCATACATTTCGTGAATGAAACAAATCCTTTGATTTTCTTCCATTACAGCGGTTACGATCCACAAAAACCGGATGTTTTGTCCAAATATCAGGATCGTTTCGAACTGTCGGCGCGCCCGGATTTGACGGCTTTGTTCGATCTTTACCGCAACAGTCTCATCAACAATGGCAATGCGTATTACCGGAACTTTCATTGCGCATACATCAAACCTACCCCAGTCCGTCGTTATCAGCGCGTGCGGAAGATGCTGAAAATGCCTTTGAACTACATTATTGATCAGCTGGAAACAACCTGA